Proteins from a genomic interval of Papaver somniferum cultivar HN1 chromosome 4, ASM357369v1, whole genome shotgun sequence:
- the LOC113275404 gene encoding receptor protein kinase-like protein ZAR1: protein MIFTWVWFVYFFTFNYCCLFLGSCLNNQGFALLSFKQSISSDPEWSLSNWNSSDENPCSWNGITCKDQNVVSITIPKKKIAGFLHSSLGSITSLRHINLRNNKLHGDLPLELFNLQGLQSLVLYGNFFTGSIPIQIGNLKYLQSLDLSQNFMNGSLPKSLYQCRRLRTLDLSQNNFTGSLDFGFGSGLIALEKLDLSLNQFSGSIPSDIGNLSSLQGTVDLSHNHFSGLIPASLGNLPEKVYIDLTFNDLSGPIPQNGALENRGPTAFIGNPRLCGPPLKNPCPSGGNARNGSSSFPYLPGDSPPLADDVGGGKSGKSKGLSKNAVIAIVACDIVGICLIGLLFSYCYWRFCSCKKGKDGSGKESRGKKECLCFRKDGSETLSENVEQCDLVALDLQIGFDLDELLKASAFVLGKSGIGIVYKVVLEDGLTLAVRRLGEGGSQRFKEFQNEVEAIGKIRHPNIVTLKAYYWSIDEKLLIYEYIPNGNLSAAIHGKAGMISFTPLTWCVRMQIIKGTAKGLAYLHEFSPKKYVHGDLKPSNILLGENVEPHISGFGLGRLANIAGGSPTLQSDRMASEKQQQLQQSAPSEVPTINSALSLGSCYQAPEALKNVKPSQKWDVYSFGVILLEMISGRSPMVQVGTTEMDLVRWIQLCIEEKKPLGDVLDPFLAREPEREEEIIAVLKVALACVQTSPERRPSMRHVSDTMERLIIATG from the exons ATGATTTTCACATGGGTTTGGTTTGTTTATTTCTTTACATTCAACTACTGTTGTCTATTTCTTGGTAGTTGTTTGAATAATCAAGGGTTTGCTCTTCTTTCATTCAAACAATCAATTAGTTCAGACCCAGAATGGTCATTGAGTAACTGGAATTCTTCAGATGAAAACCCATGTTCATGGAATGGGATTACATGCAAAGATcaaaatgttgtttcaattactaTTCCAAAGAAGAAAATTGCTGGGTTTCTTCATTCAAGTCTGGGTTCTATTACTTCACTTAGACATATCAATCTAAGGAATAATAAATTACATGGAGATTTACCTCTTGAGCTTTTCAATCTTCAAGGACTACAAAGTTTGGTTCTTTATGGTAATTTCTTCACTGGTTCTATTCCTATTCAGATTGGTAACTTAAAGTATCTTCAGTCTTTGGATTTGTCACAAAATTTCATGAATGGGTCATTACCTAAATCTTTATATCAGTGTAGAAGATTAAGAACTCTTGACCTTAGTCAAAACAATTTTACTGGTTCCTTGGATTTTGGGTTTGGTTCTGGTTTGATTGCTTTGGAAAAGCTTGATCTTTCTTTAAATCAGTTTAGTGGTTCAATTCCAAGTGATATTGGTAATTTGTCTAGTTTACAAGGAACTGTAGATCTTTCTCATAATCATTTCTCTGGTTTGATACCAGCAAGTTTAGGGAACCTTCCTGAAAAAGTATATATTGATCTTACTTTTAATGATCTCAGTGGTCCTATACCTCAGAATGGTGCATTAGAGAATAGGGGACCAACTGCATTCATTGGAAACCCACGTCTGTGTGGACCTCCATTGAAGAATCCATGTCCTTCAGGTGGGAATGCTCGTAATGGTTCATCCTCATTTCCATATTTACCGGGAGATTCTCCGCCTTTAGCTGATGATGTTGGTGGTGGTAAGAGTGGGAAAAGCAAAGGGTTGAGTAAGAATGCTGTTATTGCTATAGTTGCATGTGACATAGTTGGGATTTGCCTAATTGGGTtgctgttttcgtattgttactgGAGGTTTTGTTCTTGTAAGAAGGGTAAAGATGGAAGTGGTAAGGAATCAAGGGGAAAGAAAGAGTGTCTGTGTTTTAGGAAAGATGGGTCGGAGACTCTGTCTGAAAATGTTGAGCAGTGTGATCTTGTGGCGTTGGATCTGCAGATTGGTTTCGACCTTGATGAGCTTCTTAAGGCGTCTGCTTTTGTTCTTGGTAAGAGTGGAATTGGCATTGTATATAAAGTTGTGCTCGAAGATGGACTCACATTAGCTGTTAGAAGATTGGGCGAAGGAGGATCTCAAAGGTTTAAGGAATTTCAGAATGAAGTAGAAGCAATTGGAAAGATTCGGCATCCAAATATTGTCACCCTGAAAGCCTATTATTGGTCCATTGATGAGAAGTTGCTCATTTATGAATACATTCCAAACGGCAACCTCTCGGCCGCAATTCACG GGAAGGCTGGGATGATATCATTCACACCTCTAACATGGTGTGTTCGGATGCAAATCATTAAAGGAACAGCTAAAGGATTGGCATATTTGCATGAATTTAGTCCCAAGAAATATGTTCATGGAGACTTGAAGCCAAGCAATATACTACTTGGAGAAAATGTGGAACCCCATATTTCTGGTTTTGGACTAGGCCGTCTTGCAAATATAGCAGGCGGATCTCCAACATTGCAATCAGACAGAATGGCATCAGAGAAACAACAACAGCTGCAACAGAGTGCTCCATCTGAAGTTCCGACAATCAATTCAGCATTGAGTTTAGGGTCTTGTTACCAAGCTCCTGAAGCCTTGAAAAATGTTAAACCGTCACAAAAGTGGGATGTTTACTCGTTTGGTGTTATTTTGTTAGAAATGATCTCAGGGAGATCACCAATGGTGCAAGTTGGTACAACTGAAATGGATCTTGTTCGATGGATTCAGCTTTGCATTGAAGAAAAGAAACCGTTAGGCGACGTTTTGGATCCATTCTTAGCCCGGGAACCAGAAAGGGAGGAGGAAATCATAGCTGTGCTTAAAGTCGCTTTAGCTTGTGTACAAACCAGTCCTGAAAGAAGGCCTTCAATGAGACATGTATCCGATACAATGGAAAGACTAATCATTGCCACTGGCTGA